The Streptococcus marmotae genome contains the following window.
TGGAGCGACAGCTTTTAACAAATACTACAATTACCGGAAATTACCAGACGCTTTGACCTTCTTTAACGGGAAACGGTTTGTACCATTTGTCGTGATTTATCGCTCAATCTTAGTAGCTCTTGTTCTAGCAGTCTTTTGGCCTCTAGTTCAAACAGGAATCAATAGCTTCGGAAAATGGATTGCTAATTCACAAGCTACAGCACCAGTCTTAGCACCATTTATTTACGGAACCTTGGAACGTCTCTTGTTACCATTTGGTTTGCACCATATGTTGACCATTCCAATGAACTACACTTCACTCGGTGGAACTTATGAAATCATGACAGGTGCTCAAGCAGGTCAACAAGTATTTGGACAAGATCCACTTTGGTTAGCTTGGATTACCGACTTGATTAACCTCAAAGGTGCAGGAAATACCAGCCAGTATAACGATCTTCTAGCAACGGTTACACCAGCTCGTTTCAAAGTGGGTCAAATGATTGGCTCAACCGGTATCTTGATGGGCTTGACCCTTGCGATGTACCGCAATGTCGATCCAGATAAAAAATCTAAATACAAAGGGATGTTTGTATCGTCTGCTCTTGCAGTCTTCTTGACAGGTGTAACAGAGCCAATTGAATACATGTTCATGTTTGCTGCAATGCCGCTTTACGCCATCTATGCAGTCATTCAAGGAGCAGCATTTGCGATGGCTGATATTGTGCATTTGCGTATGCATTCATTCGGAAATATCGAGTTCTTGACACGGACCCCAATGGCTCTTAAAGCCGGTATTGGCCTTGATGTTGTGAACTTTATCTGGGTATCTGCCCTCTTTGCAGTACTCATGTACTTTATCGCAGATTTCATGATTAAAAAGATGAACCTAGCAACAGCTGGTCGGAATGGAAACTATGATACTGAAACAGTCGAAGATACGCCTGTCTCTGGCAACGCTGGGGTTGCAGATGGCAATTCGCAGGTTGTGCAAATTATCAACCTTTTAGGCGGTCGTGAAAATATCGCTGATGTAGATGCTTGTATGACTCGCTTACGTGTTACGGTCAATCATGTTGAAAAAGTCGGCGAAGAGGCTGCATGGAAACAGGCAGGGGCTATGGGCTTGATTATCAAGGGCTCAGGTGTACAAGCAGTCTACGGACCAAAAGCTGATGTCTTAAAATCTGACATTCAAGATTTACTAGATTCTGGATTAGAAATTCCAAAGACAAGCATAACCGTTACAGAAGAAACGGTTGTTGTGGATCGTTTCAAAGGCATTACTGCTGAAGTACGTGCCGTGGCAGATGGTCAAGCAATGGCCATTACCGAGGTACATGACCCAGTATTTGCTCAAAAAATGATGGGTGATGGCTATGCAGTCGATCCTGCAAATGGAAATGTCTATGCTCCTGTTTCTGGTCTTGTCACCAGTGTCTTTCCAACTAAGCATGCTGTAGGTCTCTTGACAGATAGCGGTTTGGAAGTGTTAGTTCACGTTGGACTAGATACAGTTGCCTTAAACGGTGCACCGTTCTCTATTAAGGTATCAGACGGTCAACGTGTGGAAGCAGGGGACTTGCTTCTTGTCGCAGACCTTGAAGCAATTAAATCAGCAGAACGTGAAACAACAATTGTTGTTGCGTTCACTAATACAGCTGAGATTAAAACGGTTCACTTGCAAAATCTTGGAATGGTAAGTAAAGATACTGTTCTTGCGCAAGTAGAATTATAAAAACAGTCTGTTTTCTCCATTATAGATATGCCTCTCCGGGCAATAGGTGATGCGTATTGCTAATATAAAATGAAGCTGAGAACTTATGTGCCAGCTTCGTTTTTCTTTTATCGTTTCTAAAGCAATACTCCTCAGATTGCTTTTAATGGAATAGTACAGAAAAAGTGGGTAGGATGGTTAACTTTTTTACAAACTCTCGGTTTAATCGGTTGTATTTTTTTTCAAATCATGATAGGATAAAATAAATGTAGGTGCACAGTGAAATCCCGTTGTCATAAAGGAAAGTAGTTGTTAAAACAATCGCAATGCTTGGATAGATGTATCTAAAAATGAGGGCTTATGAGAAAATTTTTACAGAATGTTGTGACAGAGGTTGTTTATTATTTAGAGTTAATCTTGTCTGCTATTTTGGCGGTGGCACTCTTGATTTTGTCGCTCTTGCTCTTAGGAGATTTGGTATCTGCTATTCCAAATGGGGTCCAAGGAGAGAATTTTTTGCAGGAATTTTTAGATCGGACGATTACACTCGCAGTTGGAGTCGAATTTATCAAGATGCTGTGTAAGCAATCGCCTCGTACGGTGATTGAGGTGCTGTTGGTTGCGATTGCTCGTCAGTTGATTGTCGAACATGCTTCGAGTGTTGATTACCTCATTGGCATGGTTTCGGTAGCGATTTTATTTGCTGTACGGAAATATCTCTTTATTCAGTTTGATGATTCGAATAATATCGTGATGCGGGCTAGTCAAAAAGTACAAGTAGCCAACATCCTTGCCCGTGTGAAAATTCCTGGTGAAAAAGGAGAAACACTCCGTGATTTTGTTGTTCGGAAGTTAAACGAAGACGAAAAAACAATTGCCATTGGTTCCTGTGTTTACTTGAAAAATGTAGCGCTCCGTGTGGACAATATGCATGGGGATTTGGTCACTCGGGTTGAAATCATTAAGAGTATGTATTAGAACCTATATTCACCGTTCAGCAACTCTATTTAGGGCTTATTTTTCGCTACTCATCGTTGCTTTTTTTCGAAATACAGTCAGTATTCCTTCAAAAAACGCCTTGATGATCGTAAAATAAGCTCCCGATTAGAATTACTTCGCTTATGAATATAGGTTCTTAGAAAGTGGACAGTTACGAGTCAAGGCCAAAAAGAGTTTGATACTATAAATTCTGTCATTGCGTACAATAGCATAAGACCGAGTCAAGGGGGATTTTAAGCGTAGAGCTCTCCCTTGGTTCGGTTTTTATTATGCCCCGTTCCTAGCTCGTGTTAGTTAAAAGGCAGAAAAGAATCACATTCTTTTTTACACGGACTATGGCGGAAATTCAATTTTCATTTCTTTTTTATTAAACAAACAAAAATACATATTGACAAAAATAAATGTGCTACGATATAATTATAACATACATGAGTTTATCATTATGAGCTTAATTAGAAGAAGAGCATTTTATGGCAAAATTGAATCTAAAAACCTTATCGTCAAAACTGTTGAATATTAAAAGTGTTCCTTTAAGTGGATGTGGAACAAAGAGAACTCAACAGACAAAAGGTCGATTAATTTAATAGCTATTGGTTTATCAACAAAAAATATTTGCGAAGAAATAGATAAAGTAGTAGGGGTACAAGATGAAAAATAAATATTTTTGGCTGACATTGCTATGTATCTTTATGGTTTCTCTTTTAAATATTGGCTTTTTGTACCAATATCGTGGGGTCATTGATACATTATCACAGCAACAGTTGAATCTATTTTTAGAACGTATTTTTTTGATGGTATTGACCGTCGTGGTGATGTTATTTTTCGAGTATAGTCGGCAATTGTTAAATATTATCTATTTAAATCAGATTGGTTTTAGGATACATGCGACTCTTCTGGGGAATATTTTTACCAAAGATTACGATGACTATACAAAGCATGTATCAGGTCACTATATGTCTGAAGTGAATAATGATATTGAACGTGTAAAAGAAAACTATTATGATTCACTTTTTACTATTTTTCAAGGAGTTTGTTCTTTCGTACTAGCTAGTTTTGCACTGCTAAGTTTGGACTTTCTCACGGCTAGTTTTGTGATTATCACATCTTTTTTACCAGTCATTATTCCCTATCTTTATCGGAATCGCTCGCGTCATCTTCAAAATACCGTATCAGATACACAAGCTATTTACAATACTCGGTTATCAGATATTCTAGAAGGATACTTGAATGTAAAAAATGCGACCTATTATCCCGCTGTGATGAGGGAGCTTGAGAGACGGTATAGTATGATCAATCGTGCAGTACAGCAGTCGGCATGGACAACCACTACCATGCGAATAGTAGTTGGTCTTATCTTCTATGCTACGACTATTCTCATCATTTTGATAGGTGGTTTTCAAGTTTTTTCAGGTGTCTTGACCTTGGGTGGGTTGACAGCTATTTTAACCATATCAGAGCAATTGGTTGATCCAATCAATAGTATCGCAAATGCTTTTTTAGACCTCCATGCGGTGAAAGATATTCAGCAACGATTGCAACCTGCAAGAGACGATGAGATCGCTTTTGCACTTGATGAAGTGAAAGAAAATCAAGAATTTAACACCCTAGAGTTTCAAAATCTAACGTATCAGAATGCTGAGCACGTCTTGTTTCAATCAGTTAACTATCGTTTTGAGAAAGGGAAAAAGTATCTTATTACAGGAAAAAGCGGATGCGGGAAATCAACATTGGCTCTTCTATTAACAAAGAATATACCGATTCAAACAGGCACTATTTTCTTAAATGATACGTCGTTTGCTACTCTTTCCTACCGGTTTATTCAGGATAAAATAGCCTACATTTCCCAGAAGTCTCATTTATTTCAAGATAGCGTGCGGTATAATCTAACCTTAGGAGCATCAGTATCAGATAACAAGCTATTGGAATTGCTAGCAGTGGTCGGATTACGGGAACGTTTCCCCGATAGTGATTCTTTGGAGGAAATGATTTCAGATGAAAGTAGTCTATCTGGAGGTCAACGACAGCGTCTGCTCCTTATCCGATCATTGTTAGAGGAAAAAGAAGTACTTCTCTTGGATGAGAGTCTATCTGCATTGGATAGTGCCATGTTTCAGCAGATAGAGGAATACTTGACAGGAATTCCTTATATAACCTTGATTCATATTTCTCATAGACTTTCAGAGCATGTCAACGCCTACTATGATGAGGTTATTGATTTGGATATGATACAGCCGACATAGAGCTACTCTTGGCCTACTGAAACAAAAATAATATCATAAAAACCGAATGGTGGTAGGTTCTCAGAAGAGACTAGGTTTCCACCATTCGGTTTTATAGCTGTTTATTCTAAATTTTGTATTCGATTAGGTGGTACAGTGCCGACCGCTCTGATTTTTTTAGCAAGGCGAGTTAACGACGTCAGATTTTGTTTTTTGACGAGTATTAGTCTGTTTATAGTAGATAAAAATGGCTATTGCTTTTGCTTAAGTGTAAAATAAATAAATGAGTAGCGAGCAAAAAATATGACATCGTGTTCTTGCTGGTTTTTGATCCCTATTTTGTTTTCTGTGGTTTATTTTTATAGGCCATATAGAGGTAAAAAAGAGCAGCTCCTAAAATAATGAGAGCAGGGAACATGCTTCGTAGAAAGAAGACAATGGGAGTTTCAAATAGGAAAGCTAGCCAAAAGTCAAGACCTGATTTTTCCCATAGGCCAGGAGTTAGATAGAGTTCTTTGAGGTTCCAAACGCTTTTCTGGTGATGAGAGCTGAGTTGGAAGATAATGGTGAAGTTTGCTATAAAGATAGTAAAAAAAGTCAGAGCTTGCTGTCTCACACGCTTGTAGAGGGCATTGCGGGATTCGTCATCTGAAAAAATATCTGTGTTACCGTCATTGTCAGCATGTGTAAAATACTGATAGCTCTCGCAGTTACTACCAGGAATCAAGGTCCAACCACATTCTGCAAAGAGAGATAAATAGTCGAGATAATCCTGGTTGGAGGGAAATTTCCGGTAGTCAATCCGAACGATAGGAATATCTGCTGGTTGTTCGATTTTTTCAAAGGTATAAGCGGCAGTGTAAGGATTGACCTTGATCAATCGATAGCCTTTGGATTGAACTTGGTTAATCCACTTTTCTTCATTTGGGATTGTTACAAAGACTTTATGCTTTTTCATAAGAAACCTCCTTAAAAATCAAAACGGCTAGCGAGAGTACTCAGCTTTCGTATGCGCTCGGTTTCGAGTGCTAGAATGCTCTTTCCTGTCGGGGTGATATGGTATATTTTTCTCCGACTGTCTGTGCTGGGGACGGCGATGATCCAGCCCAACTTGAGCAGATTTTCAATCGCTCCATACATAGTGCCTGCTGCGATGCGTACATCACCGTCACTCATGCTTTCGACCTCCTGCATAATGGCGTATCCGTGATTTGGCTTGAGGAGGGCCAGCAGGATATAGTAGGTTGTCTCGGTCAGAGGAAGGTATTGATTTCGTTTCATGGTTGCTCTTTTCTATTTGTATCGCTTAACTGTATAGTTTTATTATATATCGTTATACTATATAAGTCAACTGTATACTTGAAAAATAGCAAAAATCTTCTCAAATAGGGAATCTTATGGTATAATAAACCGATTGAAAAAAATGTAGGAGGTTCCTCATGGGACGTAAATGGGCCAATATTGTAGCCAAAAAAACAGCTAAGGACGGAGCAAACTCAAAAGTTTATGCTAAATTCGGTGTGGAAATCTATGCTGCAGCGAAAAAAGGTGATCCAGATCCAGAAACAAATACAGCCTTGAAATTCGTTATTGACCGTGCTAAGCAAGCACAAGTACCAAAACACATCATTGACAAGGCCATTGACAAGGCCAAAGGAAACACAGACGAAACGTTTGTAGAAGGTCGCTATGAAGGATTTGGTCCAAATGGTTCGATGCTGATTGTGGATACCCTTACTTCAAACGTGAACCGTACAGCAGCAAATGTCCGTGCGGCTTTCGGTAAAAATGGTGGAAATATGGGAGCAAGTGGTTCGGTTTCTTATTTGTTTGACAACAAGGGAGTGATTGTCTTTGCGGGTGATGATGCAGACAGCATCTTTGAGCAATTGATCGAAGCAGACGTTGATGTAGAGGATGTGGAAGCGGAAGAAGGAACGATTACAGTTTATACTGCCCCAACAGACTTGCACAAAGCTCTTGTGGCTTTACGTGAAGCAGGCATTAGCGAATTCCAAGTGACAGAATTAGAAATGATTCCTCAGTCAGAAGTTGTTCTAGACGGTGACGATTTAGCAACCTTTGAAAAATTGTATGATGTTTTAGAAGATGATGAAGATGTCCAAAAAGTCTATACGAATGTCGAAGGATTTTAACTGATACTCATTTCATTTCAAAAATGGCGATTTTGTCTATAACTACTTATTTTTTACTATAGAATGGAGTAGCCTAAGTGAGTCAAATAGGATGCTTTTTAGCAAATGAGATGAATAGTAATAAAAATAGATAATCTATGCCTGAACCATCTAAGAAAGTAGCAAAAATATTAACGTTGATTTTCATTAAGTATGAAAACAGCTTCCTTGAACCGGTGAAAGAGAGAAGACTTTCAGAAGGTCGAACAGTTGAGTTTCCCTAAAAACTCTGTTATACTGAAGTAAAATAAAGTGAAAAAGTGCTGTCTAGTGCTTTTTTCTTATTGTGATACTCTATAAAATCACTATCTGACTTGGTAGCGAAACCGTAAGTAGTTGAAAGAGAAACTGGATCCAAGTCCAGTCTTTCTCATTAAAATGAGTAAAGACAGATTGATGCAGGAACCTGTTCGCTTTTTAAACTCCAAAGCCTGAAAATGAACAAGCTAGAGGCTGGAGCTTAGAAACTAAAGATCGAAGTTTCTTTTTGATCGTTTTATGTTTTTTCACTCTCAATCTGGAAATAAGGAAAGTTGTTACGTTTTTCAACAGTTCAACAAGGTGAGTTAAGGACGAAAGAAGCTGATTTTTAATGAGTATGAAAAGGAGGAAAAATGAACTATATCTGGTCTTATTTGAAAAAGTACCCCAAATGGTTGGTTTTGGATTTAATTGGGGCTATCTTTTTTGTAGTGGTCAATCTTGGTCTGCCTACAGTTCTAGCACGAATGATTGATGAGGGGATTAACCAAGGTGACCAGACGCGGCTCTCTTATTGGGCTTTTGTCATGTTGGCGGTGATTGTAGTAGGAACCATGGGGCGTATCGTTTTGTCTTACGCAGCTAGTAAATTAACCACCAGTATGGTACGGGATATGCGTAACGATCTCTATGGCAAGTTGCAGGAATATTCTCATCATGAATATGAGCAAATTGGGGTTTCATCTTTGGTCACTCGGATGACCAGTGATGCCTTTGTGTTAATGCAGTTTGCAGAGCAGGTCTTGAAATTAGGGGTCATTACTCCGTTGATGATGCTATCAAGTGTGATGATGATTTTCTTGACTAGTCCCTCTATGGCCTGGATAGTTGCCTTTGCCATGCCATTTTTAGCCATGGTGGTCTGGTATGTGGCGGTAAAGACTCGCCCGCTTTCTGAAAAACAACAAAAAACCTTGGATAAAATCAATCAATACGCTAGAGAAAATGTGACTGGTTTGCGGGTGATTCGTGCCTTTGCACGCGAGGAATTTCAAGAAGAGCGTTTTGCAGAGCAAAATGACCTTTATGCTCAAAATTCCAATCGTTTGTTCAAATTGACTGGTTTGACCGAACCGCTCTTTGTTCAGATTATCATTGCCATGATTGTCGCCATTGTCTGGTTTGCCCTAGCACCACTTGGTCGGGGAGATTTGCAAATTGGAGATTTGGTCGCCTTTATTGAGTATAGCTTCCACGCCCTCTTGTCATTCCTCTTTTTGTCCAATCTCTTTACCATGTATCCTCGGACAGCTGTTTCCAGTGAGCGGTTGAAGGAAGTCATGGCGATGTCGATTTCGATTAACCCAAATGAGGATGGGGTAAGAGAGACAGAAACCCGAGGATATTTGGAATTTGAAAATGTCACCTTTGCTTATCCGGGAGAAACAGAGAGCCCTGTGTTACATAATATTTCCTTTAAGGCGAAACCAGGAGAAACCATTGCCTTTATTGGCTCAACGGGTTCTGGGAAATCTTCTTTAGTGCAGTTGATTCCACGTTTTTATGATGTGACGCTTGGAAAAATCATGGTAGACGGTGTGGATGTGCGTGCTTACAATCTCAAGGCCTTGCGTCAGAAGATTGGTTTTAT
Protein-coding sequences here:
- a CDS encoding PTS transporter subunit IIBC → MKKFLSFEFWQKFGKCLMVVIAVMPAAGLMVSIGNSLPLLSADSELLARIGNIIAQIGWGIIGNLHLLFALAIGGSWAKERAGGAFSAGLAFILINLITGNFFGVTVGMLSDAEAHVSTVFGTQIPVANYFVNVLGQPALNMGVFVGIIAGFVGATAFNKYYNYRKLPDALTFFNGKRFVPFVVIYRSILVALVLAVFWPLVQTGINSFGKWIANSQATAPVLAPFIYGTLERLLLPFGLHHMLTIPMNYTSLGGTYEIMTGAQAGQQVFGQDPLWLAWITDLINLKGAGNTSQYNDLLATVTPARFKVGQMIGSTGILMGLTLAMYRNVDPDKKSKYKGMFVSSALAVFLTGVTEPIEYMFMFAAMPLYAIYAVIQGAAFAMADIVHLRMHSFGNIEFLTRTPMALKAGIGLDVVNFIWVSALFAVLMYFIADFMIKKMNLATAGRNGNYDTETVEDTPVSGNAGVADGNSQVVQIINLLGGRENIADVDACMTRLRVTVNHVEKVGEEAAWKQAGAMGLIIKGSGVQAVYGPKADVLKSDIQDLLDSGLEIPKTSITVTEETVVVDRFKGITAEVRAVADGQAMAITEVHDPVFAQKMMGDGYAVDPANGNVYAPVSGLVTSVFPTKHAVGLLTDSGLEVLVHVGLDTVALNGAPFSIKVSDGQRVEAGDLLLVADLEAIKSAERETTIVVAFTNTAEIKTVHLQNLGMVSKDTVLAQVEL
- a CDS encoding ATP-binding cassette domain-containing protein, producing the protein MKNKYFWLTLLCIFMVSLLNIGFLYQYRGVIDTLSQQQLNLFLERIFLMVLTVVVMLFFEYSRQLLNIIYLNQIGFRIHATLLGNIFTKDYDDYTKHVSGHYMSEVNNDIERVKENYYDSLFTIFQGVCSFVLASFALLSLDFLTASFVIITSFLPVIIPYLYRNRSRHLQNTVSDTQAIYNTRLSDILEGYLNVKNATYYPAVMRELERRYSMINRAVQQSAWTTTTMRIVVGLIFYATTILIILIGGFQVFSGVLTLGGLTAILTISEQLVDPINSIANAFLDLHAVKDIQQRLQPARDDEIAFALDEVKENQEFNTLEFQNLTYQNAEHVLFQSVNYRFEKGKKYLITGKSGCGKSTLALLLTKNIPIQTGTIFLNDTSFATLSYRFIQDKIAYISQKSHLFQDSVRYNLTLGASVSDNKLLELLAVVGLRERFPDSDSLEEMISDESSLSGGQRQRLLLIRSLLEEKEVLLLDESLSALDSAMFQQIEEYLTGIPYITLIHISHRLSEHVNAYYDEVIDLDMIQPT
- a CDS encoding DUF2812 domain-containing protein; translated protein: MKKHKVFVTIPNEEKWINQVQSKGYRLIKVNPYTAAYTFEKIEQPADIPIVRIDYRKFPSNQDYLDYLSLFAECGWTLIPGSNCESYQYFTHADNDGNTDIFSDDESRNALYKRVRQQALTFFTIFIANFTIIFQLSSHHQKSVWNLKELYLTPGLWEKSGLDFWLAFLFETPIVFFLRSMFPALIILGAALFYLYMAYKNKPQKTK
- a CDS encoding PadR family transcriptional regulator, producing the protein MKRNQYLPLTETTYYILLALLKPNHGYAIMQEVESMSDGDVRIAAGTMYGAIENLLKLGWIIAVPSTDSRRKIYHITPTGKSILALETERIRKLSTLASRFDF
- a CDS encoding YebC/PmpR family DNA-binding transcriptional regulator, whose protein sequence is MGRKWANIVAKKTAKDGANSKVYAKFGVEIYAAAKKGDPDPETNTALKFVIDRAKQAQVPKHIIDKAIDKAKGNTDETFVEGRYEGFGPNGSMLIVDTLTSNVNRTAANVRAAFGKNGGNMGASGSVSYLFDNKGVIVFAGDDADSIFEQLIEADVDVEDVEAEEGTITVYTAPTDLHKALVALREAGISEFQVTELEMIPQSEVVLDGDDLATFEKLYDVLEDDEDVQKVYTNVEGF
- a CDS encoding ABC transporter ATP-binding protein, with product MNYIWSYLKKYPKWLVLDLIGAIFFVVVNLGLPTVLARMIDEGINQGDQTRLSYWAFVMLAVIVVGTMGRIVLSYAASKLTTSMVRDMRNDLYGKLQEYSHHEYEQIGVSSLVTRMTSDAFVLMQFAEQVLKLGVITPLMMLSSVMMIFLTSPSMAWIVAFAMPFLAMVVWYVAVKTRPLSEKQQKTLDKINQYARENVTGLRVIRAFAREEFQEERFAEQNDLYAQNSNRLFKLTGLTEPLFVQIIIAMIVAIVWFALAPLGRGDLQIGDLVAFIEYSFHALLSFLFLSNLFTMYPRTAVSSERLKEVMAMSISINPNEDGVRETETRGYLEFENVTFAYPGETESPVLHNISFKAKPGETIAFIGSTGSGKSSLVQLIPRFYDVTLGKIMVDGVDVRAYNLKALRQKIGFIPQKALLFTGTIAENLRYGKEDASQEELHQAADVAQAREFIESKEEQFETHLAEGGSNLSGGQKQRLSIARAVVKEPDIYIFDDSFSALDYKTDAILRRRLKEVTGHATVLIVAQRVGTIMDADQIIVLDKGEIIGRGTHEELMESNSIYREIANSQLNSQSLTEE